The genomic interval TTCAAAAAGTACTCCATCAATGCACAAAGGATTACTGCATATTTAACCCAAACATAAAACTCCTAAAATCCAATCCCTAAGCCTTCTTTGGTGACTTTTTGGCCTTTGGTGTCGACGCCTTCTCCTCAGAAGCAGTAGATTTCTTAGGCAACAAAACTGGGTTAATGTTGGGAGGAACACCTCCACTTGCAATAGTAATACCAGCCAACAACTTTCCCAGCTCTTCATCATTCCTCACTGCCAACAACAAATGCCTTGGAATAATCCTCGTCTTCTTATTGTCCCTCGCCGCATTTCCAGATAACTCCAACACCTATGAACCCAAAAAAGCAAAAACATTAGTTAAAAAGTTATAGATCTGAGAAGAAAATCAAATGGGGTTTTTAGTTTATGTATTTCTAGTACCTCATCAGCAAGGTATTCAAGGACGGTAGCGAGGTAAATAGGAGCACCAGATCCAACACGCTGAGCATAACAACCCTTCTTCAAGTAATAAGCAATACGACCAACTGGAAACTGAAGATCAGCTTTCACTGACCTAGTTACAGCCTTTTTCTTTGAGCCACCCTTCTTTCCTCCGGCACCTTTGGGTGTTTTAGTAGCATCCATTTCTGTGAACAACTAAAtgttttgaagagaaaaatagagaacaactaatatgtcgcgtcaaaatattcatcaccaaggcaaataaaaagggGCTAAGAgacgatccctgatgcaaccctatcaaaatcgaaaagtgctctgaatctccacctaccgtcctcacccgagtctttgAGCCttcatacatgtcctgaatcgaTCCAGTGTATGCCACAAGCACCCCTCTAACCTCCAAGctcctccacagaatctccctgggaaTTTTGTCATAAGCCTTCCcaagatcaataaacactatgtgcaagtccttcttcctctcccgaaactgctccactaatctcctcacaagatGAATGACCTTAGTAGTCTAGTGACCTGGCATGAAATTGAACTGATTTTCAGAGATAGTCGCGCTCCTTCCCAACCTCAACTCTATCAtcctttctcaaattttcataatattattcaaaaacttaatacctctatagttattgTAACTTAAATGTCTcttttgttcttatataatggaatcattgtACTCCACCTCCATTCTTCAGGCATCTTCAccgccctaaaaatgatgttaaacaaacCTGGTAAACACTCCAAACCTGCCTCGCCAGTgtt from Capsicum annuum cultivar UCD-10X-F1 unplaced genomic scaffold, UCD10Xv1.1 ctg57210, whole genome shotgun sequence carries:
- the LOC124893302 gene encoding histone H2A.1-like yields the protein MDATKTPKGAGGKKGGSKKKAVTRSVKADLQFPVGRIAYYLKKGCYAQRVGSGAPIYLATVLEYLADEVLELSGNAARDNKKTRIIPRHLLLAVRNDEELGKLLAGITIASGGVPPNINPVLLPKKSTASEEKASTPKAKKSPKKA